From one Rhodoferax sp. PAMC 29310 genomic stretch:
- a CDS encoding N-acetylmuramoyl-L-alanine amidase — MKRRSVLQSGALALLLGVQHIARGATILAVRVWPSPDYSRVTLESDTELKAKQFFVGSPPRLAIDIEGLDLNPALKELVGKVRADDPTIAGIRVGQFAPGVVRLVFDLKQVATPQVFTLTPIAAYQHRMVFDLYPTQVIDPLEALISERFTTPSGPPVADLNDPLADLIAKQVNRPKAKSAPESIAAPPEPTLATKPNSSKVAVAPLTGKSNADETDRLIIIALDPGHGGEDPGAIGPGGTREKDVVLRLAHRLRERINAGSVNGNPMRAYLTRDADFFVPLQVRVQKAQRVQADLFVSLHADAFYTPRPQGASVFALSQGGASSTAARWMAAKENKADQIGGLNVTAKDSQVRRALFDMSTTAQINDSLKLGSAMLGEMKRVGKLHKPRVEQAGFAVLKAPDIPSVLVEAAFISNPEEEANLNSDAYLDRLSLALMRGIEGYFAKNPPLARNRSV, encoded by the coding sequence ATGAAGCGGCGCAGCGTACTGCAATCAGGTGCCTTGGCGCTCTTGCTGGGCGTCCAGCACATCGCCCGGGGTGCCACCATCCTGGCCGTGCGGGTTTGGCCCTCACCCGATTACTCACGCGTGACGCTGGAGTCTGACACTGAGCTAAAAGCCAAACAATTTTTCGTCGGCAGCCCCCCCCGGTTGGCCATCGACATAGAGGGCTTGGACCTCAATCCCGCGCTCAAAGAGCTGGTTGGCAAAGTGCGCGCTGACGACCCGACGATTGCCGGCATTCGCGTAGGTCAATTTGCGCCCGGCGTGGTTCGCTTGGTGTTTGACCTCAAACAAGTGGCCACCCCCCAAGTCTTCACCCTGACCCCGATTGCTGCTTACCAGCACCGCATGGTGTTTGACCTCTACCCCACGCAGGTCATTGATCCGCTGGAGGCCTTGATCAGTGAACGCTTCACCACACCTTCGGGACCACCGGTCGCGGACTTGAACGACCCGCTCGCGGATCTGATTGCCAAGCAGGTCAATAGACCCAAAGCCAAGTCCGCTCCTGAATCCATAGCTGCTCCCCCAGAACCGACGTTGGCTACGAAGCCAAACAGCTCCAAAGTAGCGGTCGCCCCCCTGACCGGAAAATCGAACGCAGATGAAACCGACCGACTGATCATCATTGCGCTCGACCCTGGCCATGGTGGCGAAGACCCGGGCGCCATTGGCCCAGGCGGCACGCGGGAGAAAGATGTGGTGCTGCGGTTGGCCCATCGCCTGCGGGAGCGTATTAACGCGGGCTCCGTCAATGGCAATCCCATGCGGGCCTATCTGACCCGGGACGCCGACTTCTTTGTGCCACTTCAGGTGCGGGTTCAAAAGGCCCAACGTGTGCAAGCAGACTTGTTTGTGAGCCTTCACGCCGACGCGTTCTACACCCCTCGCCCCCAAGGCGCCAGCGTTTTCGCGCTCAGCCAAGGCGGTGCATCCAGCACCGCCGCACGCTGGATGGCAGCCAAAGAAAACAAGGCCGATCAAATTGGCGGCTTGAATGTCACCGCCAAGGATTCCCAGGTCCGACGTGCTTTGTTTGATATGAGCACAACCGCTCAAATTAACGACAGCCTCAAGCTCGGTAGCGCTATGTTGGGTGAAATGAAACGGGTTGGGAAACTACACAAGCCCCGGGTGGAGCAGGCCGGTTTTGCCGTGCTCAAAGCACCCGACATTCCCAGCGTGCTGGTAGAGGCCGCGTTTATCAGCAACCCGGAAGAGGAAGCCAACCTCAACAGCGACGCGTATCTCGACCGCCTGTCTTTGGCGTTAATGCGCGGCATTGAAGGTTATTTCGCCAAGAACCCTCCACTGGCCCGCAACCGGTCTGTGTAG
- a CDS encoding nucleoside/nucleotide kinase family protein: MNDVVVLPETCRSLLAQWASASERVILGLVAPPGAGKSTLAQAVHAAFPLQSQIVPMDGFHLANVELARLGRSGRKGAADTFDASGFLSLLHRIRSQAPGEMIYAPDFRRDLEEGVAGAIPVFAETPLIIVEGNYLLLDEGPWAEVRGVLNEVWYLDVEEPLRRDRLLHRHMRYGRTREEALAWMTSTDDPNASLIEASRHRATRQITWGGQA, translated from the coding sequence GTGAATGACGTGGTGGTCTTGCCTGAGACCTGCCGTTCACTGTTGGCACAGTGGGCCTCAGCCAGCGAACGCGTCATTCTGGGTCTGGTTGCGCCGCCGGGGGCGGGCAAGTCGACTTTGGCGCAAGCCGTGCATGCGGCCTTTCCATTGCAAAGCCAAATCGTGCCCATGGATGGTTTTCATCTGGCCAATGTGGAGTTGGCCCGTTTGGGTCGCTCCGGTAGAAAGGGCGCTGCAGATACGTTTGATGCCAGTGGTTTTTTGAGCCTGTTGCATCGCATTCGATCTCAAGCCCCTGGAGAGATGATTTATGCCCCGGATTTTCGGCGTGACCTGGAGGAGGGAGTGGCGGGGGCCATACCCGTATTCGCCGAAACCCCCTTGATCATTGTTGAGGGGAATTACCTGCTGCTGGACGAGGGGCCTTGGGCTGAGGTTCGCGGCGTATTGAACGAGGTTTGGTACCTTGACGTCGAGGAGCCGCTTCGTCGAGACCGCTTGCTGCACCGTCACATGCGCTACGGGCGAACCCGCGAAGAAGCCTTGGCATGGATGACCTCAACCGACGATCCCAACGCCAGCCTGATCGAGGCGAGCCGCCACCGCGCTACCCGCCAAATCACTTGGGGTGGACAAGCTTAG
- a CDS encoding PfkB family carbohydrate kinase: MQINTKIEVAAAGEALIDLIRNDAGLLQPCLGGAVYNLTRALARQGVGTLYLNPLSRDRFGRQLAQGLADDGVQLAIPEPVQQVTSLAVVGVDDQGHPDYSFYREGVADRATTAAALTAACAQSSTLSLVCTGALALSPDDAQTYLPWLASQREARRTVVIDANLRPSVMPDLPAYRKHVLAALQYADVIKASDEDLACLDIPGSTALEQAAHLLRNSQAACLALTRGPDGATLLTRSGRVFHARESQPVVVVDTVGAGDCFLAGLVAALLDNGLASNWGEAQVEASLAQDLLSRAVASASLCIMQRGCVPPTRAEVQARRSATVSEFTQDATELAGASL; encoded by the coding sequence ATGCAAATAAATACCAAAATCGAAGTCGCCGCGGCAGGCGAAGCCTTGATCGATTTGATCCGCAATGACGCTGGTTTGCTCCAGCCATGCCTTGGCGGCGCGGTTTACAACTTGACGCGCGCCTTGGCACGGCAAGGTGTTGGCACGCTGTATCTCAACCCCTTGTCGCGTGACCGATTTGGACGGCAACTGGCGCAAGGGTTGGCAGATGACGGCGTGCAATTGGCCATACCCGAGCCAGTTCAGCAAGTCACCTCCCTGGCGGTGGTCGGTGTTGATGACCAGGGGCACCCTGACTACTCCTTCTACAGGGAAGGTGTGGCGGACCGGGCGACGACGGCGGCGGCCTTGACGGCAGCTTGCGCGCAGTCCAGCACCTTGTCTCTGGTGTGCACGGGTGCCCTGGCACTGTCGCCCGACGATGCCCAAACCTACCTGCCGTGGTTGGCGAGCCAACGCGAGGCCAGGCGCACCGTGGTTATCGACGCCAATTTGCGACCATCCGTGATGCCGGACCTGCCCGCTTACCGAAAGCATGTGCTGGCGGCTTTGCAGTATGCCGATGTGATCAAGGCCAGCGACGAGGATCTGGCGTGCCTGGATATTCCCGGTTCCACGGCATTGGAGCAGGCCGCTCATTTGCTGCGCAACAGTCAGGCCGCCTGCCTGGCTCTGACCCGCGGGCCTGACGGCGCCACACTTTTGACGCGCTCAGGGCGGGTCTTTCACGCCCGTGAAAGCCAGCCGGTGGTTGTGGTGGACACAGTGGGGGCTGGTGACTGCTTTCTGGCGGGGCTGGTGGCAGCGCTGCTGGACAACGGTTTGGCATCCAACTGGGGTGAGGCGCAAGTTGAGGCTTCATTGGCCCAAGATCTATTGTCAAGGGCGGTGGCCAGCGCCAGTCTGTGCATCATGCAGCGCGGTTGCGTGCCCCCGACACGTGCCGAAGTTCAGGCGCGACGGTCGGCCACGGTCAGTGAGTTCACTCAGGACGCTACTGAATTGGCAGGCGCGTCCCTGTGA
- a CDS encoding ABC transporter permease: MSATPSRPIPWGALGPWLALSATCTFFATQSDRFLSGQNLSLVMQQVMVVGVLAIGQTLIILTAGIDLSCGMVMALGGVIMTSFAANYGMNTYLAILCGLAATTAFRLINGLLVTRIRLPPFIVTLGTLNIAFAITQIYSGSQTITNLPTAMTALGNTFNMGSTEVSFGTVTMVALYGLAWFVLRDTAPGRHLYAVGNNPEASRLTGINVDRVLISVYALAGLFYGIAALLSVARTGVDDPNAGQTENLDAITAVVLGGTSLFGGRDVIIGSLVGAVIVGVFRNGLTLMGVASVYQTLITGILVILAVAADQMSRKGAR; encoded by the coding sequence ATGTCCGCGACCCCATCCCGCCCGATACCCTGGGGCGCCCTGGGCCCCTGGTTGGCCCTATCGGCCACCTGCACGTTTTTTGCCACCCAATCCGACCGATTTTTAAGCGGCCAAAACCTGTCACTTGTCATGCAACAAGTGATGGTGGTGGGTGTGCTGGCCATCGGCCAAACCCTGATTATTCTGACTGCCGGCATTGATTTGTCGTGCGGCATGGTGATGGCGCTGGGCGGCGTGATCATGACTTCTTTTGCCGCCAATTACGGCATGAACACCTACCTGGCTATTTTGTGTGGTTTGGCAGCCACCACGGCTTTCCGCCTGATCAATGGCTTGTTGGTCACCCGCATCAGGCTACCCCCGTTCATTGTGACGTTGGGTACGCTGAATATCGCTTTCGCGATTACCCAGATTTACTCTGGTTCACAAACGATCACCAATTTGCCCACGGCAATGACCGCTTTGGGCAACACCTTCAATATGGGTTCCACAGAAGTCAGCTTTGGCACCGTCACCATGGTGGCACTCTATGGCCTAGCCTGGTTTGTGCTGCGCGACACGGCCCCCGGTCGTCACCTGTACGCGGTTGGCAACAACCCGGAAGCCTCACGCCTGACCGGCATCAACGTGGACCGGGTGCTGATCTCGGTCTACGCCCTGGCGGGCCTGTTCTATGGCATTGCCGCCCTGCTTTCCGTGGCACGAACCGGTGTGGATGACCCCAATGCCGGACAAACCGAAAATCTGGACGCCATCACCGCTGTCGTTCTGGGCGGCACCAGCCTGTTTGGCGGGCGCGACGTCATCATCGGCTCGCTCGTCGGTGCGGTCATCGTGGGTGTCTTTCGCAATGGTCTGACCCTGATGGGTGTGGCCTCGGTTTACCAAACACTGATCACCGGGATTTTGGTGATCCTAGCAGTCGCCGCTGACCAAATGTCTCGCAAGGGAGCACGTTAA
- a CDS encoding ATP-binding cassette domain-containing protein — MNTNASTPLIMQAKGIVKRYGQVTALDDTDFELRAGEILAVIGDNGAGKSSLIKALSGATIPDEGELFLDGKAVHFKSPIDARRADIETVYQDLAVAPAMSIAENLFLGREIIKSSPLGQLLRLIDKKEMLKQAVARMQELKVGIRTMTQPVETLSGGQRQCVAVARAAAFAQHVVIMDEPTAALGVKEGSMVLELIRRVRDKGLPVILISHNMPHVFEIADRIHIQRLGKRAAVVNPKTISMSDTVAVMTGAKSVDDLPEDAHA, encoded by the coding sequence ATGAACACCAATGCTTCAACCCCTCTCATCATGCAGGCCAAGGGCATTGTCAAACGTTATGGACAGGTCACAGCACTGGACGACACCGATTTTGAATTGCGTGCTGGCGAGATTCTGGCCGTCATTGGTGACAACGGCGCCGGCAAATCATCCCTGATCAAGGCCTTGTCAGGTGCGACCATTCCCGATGAAGGTGAGCTGTTCTTGGACGGCAAAGCGGTGCACTTCAAGTCGCCCATTGATGCGCGCCGCGCCGATATCGAAACGGTTTACCAAGATCTGGCCGTGGCACCTGCCATGAGCATTGCAGAAAACCTGTTCCTCGGGCGAGAGATCATTAAATCCAGCCCGTTGGGTCAGTTGCTGCGCTTGATCGACAAGAAAGAAATGCTCAAGCAGGCTGTCGCCCGAATGCAGGAACTGAAAGTGGGTATCCGCACCATGACCCAGCCCGTGGAAACCCTGTCAGGCGGACAGCGTCAGTGCGTGGCCGTGGCTCGCGCTGCAGCGTTTGCACAACACGTGGTCATCATGGACGAGCCCACCGCCGCGCTGGGGGTCAAAGAAGGAAGTATGGTTCTGGAACTCATCCGCCGCGTGCGCGACAAAGGCCTGCCTGTGATTTTGATCAGTCACAACATGCCGCACGTGTTTGAAATTGCGGACCGCATTCACATCCAGCGCCTGGGCAAACGGGCGGCGGTGGTGAACCCCAAAACCATCAGCATGAGCGACACCGTGGCAGTGATGACAGGCGCCAAATCGGTGGACGACCTGCCCGAGGACGCGCACGCTTGA
- a CDS encoding RbsD/FucU family protein translates to MLKGINPLLTPELLKLLMEMGHDDALVLADANFTAMSIAAGKPVLRLPGSSMAQVVEAITALRPLAADVDHPVAYMQVSGSDKGYRSGVQRDVMETLTPQLLPTQSAEAVERFAFYDRARAAYAIVLTGERQPFANFILRKGVIGENLRP, encoded by the coding sequence ATGCTGAAAGGAATTAACCCCCTACTCACCCCGGAGTTGCTCAAACTACTCATGGAAATGGGCCATGACGACGCTCTGGTGCTGGCCGATGCCAACTTCACCGCCATGAGCATTGCTGCCGGCAAGCCGGTTTTGCGACTGCCGGGAAGTTCAATGGCGCAGGTCGTCGAAGCGATCACGGCCCTGCGGCCACTGGCCGCAGATGTAGATCACCCCGTGGCCTACATGCAAGTCAGTGGTAGCGACAAGGGCTACCGATCTGGAGTGCAGAGGGACGTGATGGAGACCCTCACCCCTCAACTCCTTCCCACGCAAAGTGCCGAGGCAGTAGAACGATTCGCTTTCTACGACCGGGCCCGAGCGGCCTACGCCATCGTTCTGACCGGTGAGCGACAGCCGTTTGCAAACTTTATTCTGCGCAAGGGAGTGATCGGCGAAAATCTGCGCCCATGA
- a CDS encoding ROK family transcriptional regulator, protein MTPTATLSDTPSPQLLRPRGSNHVGMRQFNERVVLQAIRLNGSLAKAELARLTGLTAQTIGLITTRLVEDDLVIKHDKVRGRIGQPSVPLALNPDGAFSMGIKIGRRSAEWLLVDFTGAVCQRHTLHYDFPVAHTLLPAIGERLNAMHKALGPLSDRLVGIGVAAPFQMGGWHKMLGLSDADSSEWDQIDLGAQIQAMTEVPVSFVRDTSGACMAELVAGRGRDLKSFLYLFVDTFVGGGLVINSHLHVGSHGNAGAVASLPTAMTNGPLPPPQLVSHTSLWELEQRFQALGLDPSAAYDERAMAEPFATETQAWLQQAALALAHCVVSGTAFLDIKTVVIDGSFCRALLTQLLAVTEQALKSYNWEGLWPVNLVAGSVGPDAGALGGALLPLHGNFAPDQDLFLKVEA, encoded by the coding sequence ATGACACCTACCGCCACGCTTTCTGATACGCCGTCCCCCCAATTGCTGCGACCCCGTGGCTCTAACCATGTGGGTATGCGGCAATTCAATGAGCGCGTGGTGCTACAGGCCATCCGGCTCAATGGCAGCCTGGCCAAAGCCGAATTGGCCCGTCTGACCGGGCTGACGGCCCAAACCATTGGGTTGATCACCACCCGGCTGGTGGAGGATGACTTGGTGATCAAACACGACAAGGTGCGCGGCCGTATTGGGCAACCTTCAGTGCCGCTGGCATTGAACCCGGATGGTGCATTTTCCATGGGCATCAAGATTGGTCGCCGCAGTGCGGAATGGCTGCTGGTGGACTTCACGGGAGCCGTCTGCCAACGGCACACCTTGCACTACGATTTTCCCGTCGCCCATACCCTGTTGCCCGCCATAGGCGAACGATTGAACGCCATGCACAAGGCGCTGGGGCCTTTGAGCGACCGCTTGGTGGGCATCGGCGTCGCCGCACCTTTTCAAATGGGTGGCTGGCACAAGATGCTCGGCCTGTCTGATGCGGACTCCAGTGAATGGGATCAAATTGACCTTGGCGCCCAGATTCAAGCCATGACGGAGGTGCCTGTGAGCTTCGTCAGAGACACGTCGGGTGCCTGCATGGCCGAGCTGGTGGCAGGACGCGGGCGCGATTTAAAAAGCTTTCTTTACCTTTTTGTGGACACCTTTGTAGGTGGTGGGCTGGTGATCAACTCCCACCTTCATGTAGGCAGCCACGGCAACGCAGGGGCCGTAGCCTCTCTGCCCACCGCCATGACAAACGGTCCGTTGCCACCGCCGCAACTGGTGAGTCATACCTCCTTATGGGAGCTGGAACAACGTTTTCAGGCCCTCGGACTGGACCCCAGTGCGGCCTACGACGAGCGGGCGATGGCAGAGCCTTTTGCGACAGAAACCCAAGCCTGGCTGCAACAAGCCGCCCTCGCCCTGGCGCATTGCGTGGTCAGCGGCACGGCTTTTCTGGACATCAAAACGGTGGTAATTGACGGCTCGTTTTGCCGCGCCTTGCTCACTCAGTTGCTTGCAGTGACCGAGCAAGCGCTCAAAAGCTACAACTGGGAAGGACTCTGGCCAGTCAACCTGGTGGCCGGCAGCGTAGGCCCGGACGCGGGAGCCCTAGGCGGCGCGCTATTACCGTTGCACGGGAACTTTGCACCCGACCAAGACCTGTTCCTGAAGGTCGAGGCCTGA
- a CDS encoding DedA family protein, which translates to MEIITFLIDFILHVDKHLEVFVQSYGMWVYALLFLIVFVETGLVVMPFLPGDSLLFVVGALCGAGMMSFPLACGVLIAAAILGDQCNYTIGRYLGPKVFKWESSRLFNKAAFNRAHDFYERYGGITIILARFMPFLRTFAPFVAGVAAMGRVKFTSYNVIGALIWVLSICTAGYFLGSIPWVKTNLDKIIWAMILVPGLIVMFGAWKAKRRPVEV; encoded by the coding sequence ATGGAAATCATTACCTTTTTGATCGACTTCATTTTGCATGTGGACAAGCACCTCGAGGTGTTTGTGCAGAGCTACGGCATGTGGGTCTATGCCTTACTGTTCCTGATCGTCTTCGTGGAAACAGGCCTGGTTGTCATGCCGTTTTTGCCCGGTGACTCGCTGTTGTTTGTTGTTGGCGCCTTGTGTGGTGCTGGCATGATGAGTTTTCCGCTGGCCTGTGGCGTGTTGATCGCCGCGGCTATTTTGGGCGACCAATGCAACTACACCATTGGGCGTTATCTGGGGCCGAAGGTGTTCAAGTGGGAAAGCTCCCGGCTGTTCAATAAAGCCGCGTTCAACCGGGCACACGATTTTTACGAGCGCTACGGCGGCATCACCATCATCCTGGCCCGGTTCATGCCTTTTTTGCGAACATTTGCGCCGTTTGTTGCCGGCGTGGCCGCGATGGGGCGGGTCAAGTTCACCTCTTACAACGTGATTGGCGCCTTGATTTGGGTCTTGAGTATTTGCACGGCAGGCTACTTTTTGGGCAGTATTCCCTGGGTCAAAACGAACCTGGACAAAATCATCTGGGCGATGATCTTGGTGCCTGGCCTGATCGTGATGTTTGGCGCCTGGAAGGCCAAGCGCCGCCCGGTCGAGGTTTGA
- a CDS encoding ligand-binding sensor domain-containing diguanylate cyclase has product MRLLLQFLSLAILLVSTTASAEPARAFMSQNPLAVPRFETVGAGVIPRDVVPTLAQDKAGFLWVATGDGLVRYDGYRFRPLERDSVVPTRRNLGWIRALLPARDGRLWIGTETDGLAVYDPVLEQVTDYRLGGANGVAVPTVRALAEDQDGSIWVGSVGGGVARLDPVRGTFTTYRHSSQPGSLPDDRVQALLMDSEGTLWVGTWAGLSRLKRGSEVFEPVLSAGIAPLVGQLVQALYQSADGRIWAGTQQGRVMVIDPLTLKGEVLLGSKHLAAPSVNAVSSFVEVPGRGMWVGRSDGIEIYDPSLVLVSQLKHDIRQRSGLAGNEVTTLVRDQAGWIWVGGFGLGLQRHNPNNLSIWLRGADLTLGSRLDGPSVRSLLQVDNGEIWAASHRGGAAVMDSRLRVIGEVAPPIRGSRVHRAGVPAASADGSTAMVNAMAQTRNGSVWLGTATQLFEYGRNRQLLSTLHTGVGEIRRMLATSNGMLWIGTADGLYVFRPGIRSLVRVTLKAGVARLDGGIHALAEAPDQSVWVGGEKGLFRIAPGDRAATPVVAQAGEGLGNPSVAGLLFDRQHTLWIDTGVAGLHRMNSWDGQTARFDRISERHGILNRPFGANLLEDGRGRIWTQMYVYDPKADRMSELTAVDGADLGTGWFMSYDKTSDGRMLFGGSKGILVVKPEAFDVSDFAPRLVVSELYANGRAQKAGQVLKGLQVPPEQRSFGVEFSALDFSDPNRIRYAYRLEGFDPYWITRDASSRIASYSNLDPGHYVLQVKATNRSGVWSSNELRIEVQVLPAWWQQWWFRLLATLLGLGLLGGVVHVRTRHLRRVQLELEARVRERTAELQDLTLALQRESAALHESSLTDPLTGLRNRRFLAQHIDAEVALVVRSHEHHLQHGAQVAAPVDLIFFMFDIDHFKEVNDQYGHAAGDAVIKQMRSRLLRVFRDSDFLVRWGGEEFLVVARATARAHAIELAERACAAVGELPFVLDDGTPLTKTCSVGFSCFPLSPDYPRALAWDAAVRLADACLYAIKKGGRNGWIGVLSAGASSLPELQATANEPLVTGVRSGRLVLSHSAGLEGWAQAQSQFGDLDDFS; this is encoded by the coding sequence ATGCGCTTGTTACTACAGTTTTTAAGCTTGGCCATCTTGCTGGTCAGCACGACTGCTTCGGCCGAGCCAGCACGTGCCTTTATGTCGCAAAATCCCTTGGCGGTGCCGCGTTTCGAGACGGTGGGGGCTGGCGTCATTCCGCGTGATGTGGTTCCCACACTGGCGCAGGACAAGGCCGGATTCTTGTGGGTGGCCACCGGGGACGGCTTGGTGCGCTACGACGGCTACCGTTTTCGACCCCTGGAGCGCGACAGCGTGGTGCCGACCCGGCGCAACCTGGGCTGGATCCGTGCCTTGTTGCCAGCCCGGGACGGCCGACTGTGGATTGGCACCGAGACTGACGGCCTGGCCGTTTATGACCCTGTTCTGGAGCAAGTGACCGACTATCGGCTGGGCGGCGCCAATGGCGTCGCGGTCCCGACAGTGCGTGCCTTGGCCGAGGACCAGGACGGCAGCATTTGGGTGGGCAGCGTCGGCGGGGGGGTGGCCCGCTTAGACCCCGTTCGCGGCACTTTCACCACCTATCGGCACTCCTCACAGCCCGGCAGCTTGCCCGATGACCGTGTGCAAGCCCTGCTGATGGACTCGGAAGGCACGCTTTGGGTGGGCACCTGGGCGGGTTTGAGCCGGCTCAAACGTGGGAGTGAGGTGTTTGAGCCCGTGCTCTCCGCTGGTATAGCCCCGCTGGTCGGGCAGTTGGTTCAGGCCCTCTACCAAAGTGCCGACGGCCGGATTTGGGCGGGCACGCAGCAAGGGCGTGTCATGGTCATTGATCCACTCACCCTGAAAGGTGAGGTGCTGCTGGGGTCAAAGCACTTAGCTGCACCCTCGGTCAACGCCGTGTCCAGTTTTGTGGAGGTCCCAGGGCGAGGCATGTGGGTGGGGCGCTCCGATGGGATTGAGATTTACGACCCGTCGCTGGTGCTGGTCAGCCAACTTAAACATGACATTCGGCAACGATCGGGGCTGGCCGGCAATGAAGTGACCACGTTGGTGCGGGACCAGGCCGGCTGGATCTGGGTCGGTGGTTTTGGTTTGGGGTTGCAGCGCCACAACCCGAATAACCTCAGCATTTGGCTGCGCGGCGCCGACTTGACGCTGGGGAGTCGCCTGGATGGGCCCAGCGTGCGGAGTCTGCTGCAAGTCGACAACGGTGAAATCTGGGCCGCTTCGCACCGGGGTGGGGCGGCGGTCATGGACAGCCGGTTGCGGGTCATTGGGGAGGTGGCTCCCCCGATCAGGGGTTCGCGAGTTCACCGAGCCGGAGTGCCCGCCGCCAGTGCCGACGGGTCGACGGCCATGGTCAACGCAATGGCTCAAACCCGAAATGGCTCAGTGTGGCTGGGCACCGCGACGCAGCTCTTTGAGTACGGGCGCAATCGACAACTGCTCAGCACCTTGCATACCGGGGTCGGCGAGATTCGCCGCATGTTGGCCACCAGCAATGGAATGCTTTGGATCGGAACGGCCGATGGGCTCTATGTCTTTCGACCGGGTATCCGTTCATTGGTTCGGGTGACGCTGAAAGCGGGTGTCGCCCGCCTGGATGGCGGAATTCATGCCCTGGCCGAGGCGCCGGACCAGAGTGTTTGGGTCGGTGGGGAGAAAGGTCTGTTTCGAATTGCACCAGGTGACCGCGCGGCAACACCTGTTGTTGCGCAGGCTGGCGAAGGCTTGGGCAACCCGAGCGTGGCAGGTCTTTTGTTTGACCGCCAGCACACCTTGTGGATCGACACTGGCGTGGCAGGCTTGCACCGCATGAACAGTTGGGACGGTCAGACGGCCCGTTTTGACCGCATCAGTGAACGCCATGGCATTCTCAACCGCCCGTTTGGCGCCAATTTGCTGGAGGACGGGCGAGGGCGCATCTGGACGCAAATGTACGTTTATGACCCCAAGGCAGATCGCATGAGCGAGCTCACGGCTGTGGACGGGGCGGACTTGGGCACGGGCTGGTTCATGTCCTATGACAAAACCTCGGACGGGCGAATGCTCTTTGGCGGGAGCAAGGGAATTTTGGTGGTCAAACCAGAGGCGTTTGACGTGTCTGACTTTGCGCCGCGGCTGGTGGTGTCCGAGTTGTATGCCAATGGCAGGGCGCAAAAGGCGGGGCAGGTCCTCAAGGGCTTGCAAGTCCCGCCTGAACAACGCAGCTTTGGCGTTGAATTTTCGGCGCTTGATTTCAGTGATCCGAATCGAATTCGTTACGCCTATCGCTTGGAGGGGTTTGACCCGTACTGGATCACCCGCGACGCCAGTTCCCGTATCGCCAGTTACAGCAACCTGGATCCAGGTCACTACGTGCTGCAGGTCAAGGCCACGAACCGCAGTGGGGTTTGGAGCTCGAATGAGTTGCGAATTGAGGTTCAGGTGCTTCCCGCCTGGTGGCAGCAATGGTGGTTTCGCCTGTTGGCCACGCTTTTGGGGCTGGGCCTGCTGGGCGGGGTGGTTCATGTTCGCACCCGTCATTTGCGGCGCGTTCAGTTGGAACTGGAGGCCAGGGTGAGGGAACGCACCGCAGAGCTGCAAGACTTGACACTGGCTTTGCAGCGGGAGTCCGCGGCGTTGCACGAGTCCAGCCTCACCGATCCACTGACGGGCCTGAGAAACCGCCGGTTTTTGGCCCAACACATTGACGCCGAGGTCGCTCTGGTGGTTCGCTCCCATGAACACCATTTGCAACATGGTGCTCAGGTTGCGGCTCCAGTGGATTTGATTTTCTTCATGTTCGATATTGACCACTTCAAGGAGGTGAATGACCAATATGGACACGCAGCGGGCGACGCGGTGATCAAGCAAATGCGCAGCCGTCTGCTCAGAGTGTTTCGCGACAGCGATTTTCTGGTGCGCTGGGGAGGGGAAGAGTTCCTTGTCGTGGCCCGGGCGACCGCACGAGCCCATGCCATTGAATTGGCGGAGAGGGCTTGCGCGGCCGTTGGTGAATTGCCTTTTGTGCTGGATGACGGAACACCATTGACCAAAACCTGTTCAGTCGGGTTCTCCTGCTTTCCGCTGAGCCCCGACTATCCCCGCGCTCTGGCGTGGGATGCTGCGGTGAGGTTGGCGGATGCCTGCCTCTACGCGATTAAAAAAGGGGGGCGCAATGGCTGGATCGGCGTATTGAGTGCGGGCGCCTCATCACTGCCTGAACTCCAGGCGACAGCGAATGAGCCATTGGTGACCGGTGTGCGATCAGGTCGGTTGGTGTTGAGTCATTCGGCGGGTTTGGAGGGGTGGGCCCAGGCACAGTCTCAATTTGGTGATCTCGACGACTTCAGCTAA